In the genome of Montipora foliosa isolate CH-2021 chromosome 3, ASM3666993v2, whole genome shotgun sequence, one region contains:
- the LOC137994236 gene encoding uncharacterized protein, with translation MALKMIGLNPILSATGTYNFNLAKWLEEKLKPLSVNEYTITDVFDFADEIRSSPMNEEDILVSYDVTALFTNVPLSETIDILVDKAFTNDWFNQTYDLNLEKVELTQLLEVATTNQLFQFDGQLYEQTDGVAMGSPLGPLMANVFMCHLEDKLARDGMVPSLYKRYVDDTLARMPDTDAAADFLATLNGLHPSLKFTMELPSENTIPFIGIQIIKNGTELETRVYRKPTNTGLLLHFQSHVDKRYKTGLLKTMLHRAHALSSTTEAFNEECAKLRSIFSRLDYPIGLVNSTINMFILSKPEKKIDDVNTIRIVLPFKDQIAANAVRRQLRDLSRKICVTLQPIFVSKKLEQDLKPKEIKPSIVNRQCVVYKFACDLCDADYVGYTARHLHQRIAEHKYSSIGKHLLEAHGDKNLLNEGQFRVLKKCHGKFDCLVYEMLFIQELKPSLNTQSDSISAKLFV, from the exons ATGGCTTTGAAAAT GATTGGTCTCAATCCAATCCTATCAGCCACTGGAACTTACAACTTTAACTTGGCTAAATGGcttgaagaaaaattgaaacCTCTTTCTGTGAACGAGTATACTATTACTGATGTGTTTGATTTTGCTGACGAGATCCGCTCTAGTCCTATGAATGAAGAAGACATACTGGTCTCCTATGACGTCACAGCCCTTTTTACCAATGTACCATTAAGTGAGACTATTGACATCCTGGTCGACAAAGCCTTTACCAACGATTGGTTTAATCAAACGTATGATCTTAATCTTGAGAAAGTGGAACTTACTCAGCTTCTTGAAGTTGCCACAACTAACCAACTTTTCCAGTTCGATGGTCAACTGTATGAGCAGACtgatggtgtagcgatgggctcGCCTCTTGGCCCGCTAATGGCCAATGTGTTTATGTGCCACCTCGAGGACAAACTCGCACGCGACGGTATGGTACCCTCTCTTTACAAGAGGTATGTCGACGATACTCTTGCTAGAATGCCTGACACCGATGCTGCTGCTGACTTTCTGGCTACATTGAATGGTCTACATCCGAGCCTGAAGTTTACAATGGAACTTCCTTCTGAGAATACGATCCCTTTCATTGGTATTCAGATCATTAAGAATGGGACAGAACTTGAAACTCGTGTTTACAGAAAGCCGACCAACACCGGTCTACTCTTACATTTTCAAAGCCATGTTGACAAACGTTACAAAACCGGTTTATTGAAGACCATGCTGCATCGTGCCCATGCCCTGTCATCTACGACAGAAGCCTTTAATGAGGAATGCGCAAAGTTGCGCTCTATATTCTCCCGACTTGATTATCCTATTGGCCTCGTAAATTCTACTATTAATATGTTTATTCTATCTAAGCCGGAAAAGAAAATCGATGATGTTAACACAATCAGAATAGTTCTCCCTTTCAAAGATCAAATAGCCGCTAATGCAGTCCGTAGGCAATTACGTGATCTCAGCAGAAAGATTTGCGTCACTTTGCAGCCTATTTTTGTGAGCAAAAAATTGGAACAAGATCTTAAGCCTAAAGAAATTAAGCCGAGTATTGTAAATcggcaatgcgttgtttataaatttgcatgtgatctgtgtgatgcagattatgtcggttATACGGCCCGACACCTTCATCAGCGCATTGCCGAACATAAGTATTCGTCTATCGGTAAACACCTTTTAGAAGCGCACGGTGACAAAAACCTTCTTAATGAGGGCCAATTTCGTGTTCTCAAAAAGTGCCACGGGAAATTCGACTGCCTCGTTTACGAGATGCTATTCATCCAAGAACTGAAGCCTAGCCTTAACACCcagagtgactccatcagtgctaaactctttgtttag